CCTCTCCGCATGCGAAACACACCACCTCACGCTTCAAAACTTGTCCTCTCTCTTCCCCCAATGCAGTCACCATCGGCTCGTGTTGTCCTGGTGCAGAATTGTCCCTTGCATAACGGTGATATGGCTTCCCCTGTCGCAACCTTCCCTTTTCTTGTTGATTCTGCAAGTTcaacctcattggtcccccagtacGTGCGCTGCTAgccctcttgttcttcatgatttccacttccgtggctttctcaaccaaagactggaagcgcatgattcccaacggtttaaCCGAGTCCTCGATgtcaggcctcagcccattcacaaagcgtttgcacatgtagggttcatcaaccccattgcggaagaatcggaagtgtttggccaacgattccagcttagcagcatattccggaatggacatgctcccctgacgaagagtcagaaactgtgcctcacgctcgtcacgagcactatctggaaagtacttctccagaaaagcagcacgaaatgaagcccagttcacttccacattattcgcttccatcattcctctggcgcccctccaccagtattcagcatctcccagcagcagaaaggttgccatgcccaccttggcaccctcagcaaTTTGCAACAcgccaaatatcttctcaatttcctggatccagagatccgctttgtccgggtcagtaccacccgagaactttggtgggtcttgcctcctgaagtcattcaggcctttgttctggtccagtgtcacttccctctgacgttgatgctgatcgcgtgcctcctcagcagtaCGCCTCAAAGCATTATCGTtcgcctgtgcagtcacagtttgggccatagtggccatcatctcagctaattggttagcgttcaccatgttctgttaagtcgaacaaacagttagtactcatcataagatagcatctaacataactatgcaatatgattaagcaataacttcaatcaattctaagcgaaaaaatcgcttgcagacaatcaatttttactctttacagagtcacacaacctagcacagaagacctattccccaacaagctctggtaatctcaaccggagctctgataccacaatgtaacaccccaacttTTGGGGCCAcaattagtaacctattaaataaaatggaattattttccaacaaggATTTAATAAAAgtgggtatattttttttccgtttgctttctttccaaaacatttccaaaacctGATATGTATACTCTTACCCAAACCCTTACATCCGGCCTTGACAAGGCAAGCACCCGTGAGTGACGACGGATGTTCAAGACGTATAAAATATACAGTGAAGTAATGTCTTAACCGACAACAAAGTTCAAAATGTGATAACACCCTAAGTCCGATATACTTCCTACAATCCCCTCACTCGAGATTCGCAGAAGAgtaatgcatcggaacctacacAAGACCAAAGTAAGTATTACAATCTTCCTTACGAGCTTCAACCAATGACGGTAAGCTTCtctacccaaggctctagccttacatctAACTATTATTTTACAAGTCTTTGGTTGGTTCACTCACTCCAAGCAAATCTTCTCGTCAATCAGTCCAAACACCTTCTTGCAGCAATCAACAGCTACTCGAAGCAACACCTATTAGGGcctggcagtttgccgaccgcccaaacacaaacaaagcaaacaaggcAGAAAGGGTCAACTTCCTAGAGTAATGTAATATAAGTCCTAGCTAGATTTAGCATAGTTAAATAGCGTGTGAATAATAAGTAGACACAGCATAAGTCGATCTCTATCCTTTGAACGTCAAGTTATCAGTCCATCACTCGCCGCCTGCGCCTAGATGTATCTTCATTTCCTTGCCAGGGCAGCGTCACGTCTCACCAATGGAAACGCACGACTCAACGGTCGATCATCTAGCACGATGAGCTCTATACTCTCTAATCAACAAACATATAACAGGATCAAGGACTAACCCCTTAATCGATCCAAGTAATAGGAGTTCAGGTCTAACCTCTTAAACAAATAACAATTAGTATGACTAAGGTCAATCCTCTAaatcaactaacacataataggattaaggtcctgccactttaatccacaagcaaataataggattaaggttcatcctctttaatccataagcaaataataggattaaggtccatcctctttaatccataagcaaataataggattaaggtccatcctctttaatccataagcaaataataggattaaggtccatcctcttcaATCTCTTTAATCCAATAACGATAATATGACTAAGGTCACACCCCTTAATCAAGAgtaattaataggattaaggtccagccactttaatccagGGGTGAACAAtacgattaaggtccatcctctctaatcga
This portion of the Lotus japonicus ecotype B-129 chromosome 3, LjGifu_v1.2 genome encodes:
- the LOC130744236 gene encoding uncharacterized protein LOC130744236 gives rise to the protein MKNKRASSARTGGPMRLNLQNQQEKGRLRQGKPYHRYARDNSAPGQHEPMVTALGEERGQVLKREVVCFACGEAGHFADKCKNRSTRCFRCHQPGHQAKDCEMPKAEPSVNTARGKRPATGGRVYNLNVDRAAGARN